The proteins below are encoded in one region of Myxocyprinus asiaticus isolate MX2 ecotype Aquarium Trade chromosome 13, UBuf_Myxa_2, whole genome shotgun sequence:
- the LOC127450619 gene encoding phospholipase A2-like, producing the protein MTALYPTFLLFTVSMASLQPQRSIRSKRGLLELAGVIKCSTGRSALAYLMYGCYCGLGGQGWPRDRADWCCHKHDCCYGDAEFKGCQTKTEQYQWTCDDEEADCDSLNDRCAKILCRCDREAARCLRKAPFNRKYALWPDFLCGCVHPTCNIY; encoded by the exons ATGACTGCGCTGTATCCGACATTCCTGCTTTTCACAG TAAGTATGGCATCCCTGCAGCCACAGAGGTCTATACGGAGTAAAAGGGGTTTGCTTGAACTTGCTGGAGTTATTAAGTGCAGCACTGGAAGATCAGCTTTAGCATATTTGATGTACGGATGTTACTGTGGCCTTGGGGGTCAAGGGTGGCCCAGGGACAGAGCAGACTG GTGCTGTCACAAGCATGACTGCTGTTATGGGGATGCAGAATTTAAAGGCTGTCAAACAAAGACAGAGCAGTACCAGTGGACATGTGATGATGAGGAGGCTGACTGTG ACTCCCTTAATGACAGATGTGCGAAAATCCTCTGCCGATGTGACAGGGAAGCAGCCAGATGCCTAAGAAAAGCCCCATTCAACAGAAAATACGCTCTGTGGCCAGATTTCCTCTGTGGATGTGTACATCCAACCTGCAATATTTACTAA